AAACAATACAATAACCTACTCAAACAATTAATGATTTATTATTTTAGTAGTTTTTGCAACTCCGTTTGCTTTAATTTTTAATGTATATCTAGATTTACAGAATTTGCTTTTATTAAACTTCATCCCACTAATATCAAAGTTTTGATATAGTAATAATTTGAAACTAGTTTAAAAGAGATCTGATTTTTTTTGCTTCTATTAAATTTCAACTATTAATAATGAAATATAAATACAGCGTCATTTCATCTTCATTAACCTAAAGGTTTATAAAGACTATAAAATGATATTAGTACAAAAAATTGCTTGGTGATTTGGTTTCATATTTATGTTTTTTAGTATGTGGTAAAACTATATGTAACGATTAACAATTAATCAAAACAAACCACAACAAAAAACATACAAAACAAAAAAAAAGCTGTTTTTTTTACCATATTCTTCAAAAACCCCTTGTTTAACTAATAATTAAGAAGTGGTTTTTTTTGTATTTTTTTTGAAGAAATATGATAAAAAACAGCTATGTTGTGGTAATGTATAGGAAAATGATATGCGTAAGAAGTGAACTATACAGCCAGAATATATTCTACTAGACCTTGTTCATGTGTTAAATCCATTTTTTTACGCAAACGATATCTTTTTATTTCTACGCTACGAACAGAAATATTCAATAATGGAGCCATTTCTTTAGAAGACAAATTTAATCTCAAGTAAGCACACAATCTTAAATCATTTGGAGTTAATGACGAATGAGCTTCTTTCATTTTTTTCAAGAAATCTTTATCGGTTTTATCAAAAGCCTCTTGAAAAACACTCCAAGAATCTTTACCACTAATATTTCTATTAATAGTAGAAATTACTGATTTGACACTTTTATTATCACTTTCGTTAGTATTTTTTAAATCTTCATGAATGTAAGCTAGTAATTCATTTTTACTATTTAGATTCATTGCAGAGGCCGCAAGTTCTTTATTAATAGCATCAACGTCTTGGGACAATTGTTCATTCTTAAGACGCATCATTTGATGCTCATTTTCTAATTCTTTAATTTCTAATAGTAAATTATTCTCCTCAATCAATTTTATTTCCTTTTTATGATAATAACTAACATATTGTTCGTGCATTAATTTAATTAAAATCAATCCTAGAACAAAATAAACTATAATAGCTAAAGTTGTGCCATACCATGGTTTTTGAATTGTGAAAGTATATACTACAGTATTATCAAGATTCGAGTTAGCATATTTAGCTCTTACTTTAAAAACATAATCACCTGCAGGCAAATTTTTAAAATTAACCGAAGATTTTACATTCCATTCACTCCAGCGATCCTGAAAACCTTCCAGCATATATTGATACTCTGCATTAATATATTTGTTGTATTCTGGAACCGTGTAATAAAAATTTATATTATTCTCGTCATTTTTAAAACTTCCTTTTTCATGAATTGAATTATTATGACTCGGCTCATTCAAAGCATTAGTTACTACACTAGATAGCAATACTTTATAATCCTTAAAAATCAAATCATTTATATTCATAGTATAAAACCCGTCGGTAGCTCCAAAGAAATAATTAGATGGAGATAATTGTTTAATATTCTCATATCCCAACATTGAATTACTCAATGAAACAGGAATTGGAATACTATTCTGTTTAAGCTGTTTACTTAATTTAGATGCTGAATAATAATTAATATAATTTTTAGAAAACAACCATATTCTGTTAGAACTATCTACAATCATCTTACCTGAAGTGTACTGGTCTTTATCAAAAACAGAGCTTAATAAGACATCTTTTTCAAATTGCTTAGTCTTATCATTTAATTTAAAAACCCCACCTTTATATGCATAATAAATTGAGTTATTAAATTTGACTAAACCAGCATTCTTACCTTTAGTTGGTTCTTTGTATATTGAATACTTTTTGATATTTTGAAGTTTACCATTAGTTTCTAATCTAAAAACTCCCTTGTATTCATGGCTAACATAAATCTCAAAATTATTAGTGATTTCAAGATATCTTGAGGAATATTCAAACCCATTGAGTTTATTTCTAAAACTCCATTCATTATTCTTTTTTTCCAAGACCGAAATACCATAATAGTTCCCTTGTAATAAAAGCTCATTATGACCTGGAACCCTAGTAAAATTCCATGTTCCAGATTTAGAAAAAATAAGATGAGCATTTCCATTATTGACCACAAATGTTCCGCTATGATGACCACAAAACAAGGTTCCATCATAAACAAACAGAGACCATACCTGTCCTTTTGTTCCCTTTACAAAAGTAAAATCCTCATCACTCTTAAAATCCTTGTAAAACAACCCTTGATTAGTTCCTACATACAATTTATCATTATAAAGCTGAGATGTATATACCGTTCCTAAAACCCCCGAATTATCAACAAAACTCTGTATCGGAGATTTTAAATTGATACAACTAATACCATTATCTAAACCAACCCATAAATTATTGTCAAAATCTTCAAATAAAGATAGCGCTGTATTATTACTCAAACCTTTTCTTTGTGTGATATGGAATTTTAATTTTCCTTCTTTACTTAAAATAAAAATTCCATTCGAAACAGTTCCAACAACAAAACCACCATCTGATAGAGTTTCACAACTATACACACTCCCTTCAGAAAACTCATTATCAATCTCTGTAGGGAATTTAGTTAATACATTTCCGGACAATTCATAAAAACCAGAACTTTGAGTCGATATCAATAATTTATCTTCTTTTGCAAAAACATTAACAATAAGATTATTCTTTAATATAGGATTATCAGAAACCAACCTAATCATACCAGCTTCAATCTCATATAACCCTTGATTAATAGGCTGATAATAAATAGAATTTGCAGTTTTAAAAGATTTAAAAATATAACCATTGGGAGAAATTATTTTAAAATCGCCTTTATTAACATCATAAATATAAATTCGGTGCGAAGATTGAAAAACTACCCAATGATCATAACTTAAAATATTCCAGAAATTTTCGTCATCTAAAAACTTCGACTGGACAAATTTACTAAGTGAATGATATTTTAATAATCCATCAGCTTTTCTTTTCCAAAAGCCAAATTCCATGTAACTTCCAGTATAAATTCTATCACCAATTACTTTAACAGACCTAATGATAGTTTCATTGGGAGAAGGATACAATTGCCAATAAGAACCATTAAATTCTAGAAGCCCCTCATTATTTGCAAAAAAAACAAATTGATTTTTATCTTGTGAAATCATCCAGTTTTGATTTCCTGCTCCATATAAATTTGGTGCATAATTTACAATTGGCGGTAAACATTGAGAAAAAACAGAAATAGATAGGAGAAAAAAAAGTGAGGTTAGTTTTGTTTTCATTTAGGCTTGTTTTTGGTTTGTTTTTGGTTTGGAGATTACAAATTTAAAACTAAAACTATTCAATAGATTAAAAAGCTATACATATTAACTATACAATTCTAAAAAACAACTTTCACCTATCAAAATGATTATTGAAGCTAAAATTTGTGATTCGTTCATCTCCAATTCTCAATTGGAAAATGATTACTTTTGTGGAAATTTATTTTTAGTATGTCAATTGATATTTCCAAACTCGATCCAAAGAAGAACATCATTATAAAAGGTGCACAAGTACATAATTTAAAAAATGTAGATGTGGCTATTCCTAGAAACAAACTTGTAGTTATTACAGGACTTTCTGGCTCTGGTAAATCCAGTTTAGCTTTCGATACTTTATATGCAGAAGGACAACGTCGGTATGTAGAGAGCTTATCTTCATACGCCAGACAATTCTTAGGCCGTTTAGACAAACCAAAAGTGGAATATATCAAAGGAATTGCGCCTGCAATTGCTATAGAGCAAAAGGTAAATACAACCAATGCCCGTTCTACAGTTGGTACATCCACCGAAATTTACGATTACATCAAGTTATTATTTGCCAGAATTGGTAGAACGTATTCACCAATTTCTGGAAAAGAAGTCAAAAAAAATACCGTTACTGATGTTGTTACTACTGTCAAAACCCTTGAAATTGATAGTAAATGGTTGCTCTTAGCTCCTATTCATCTCGAAGAAGGCAGACAATTGGAAGATAAATTAAAAGTATTATTACAACAAGGATTTGCAAGGATATTGGTAAATAATGA
The Flavobacterium sp. 5 DNA segment above includes these coding regions:
- a CDS encoding triple tyrosine motif-containing protein, which encodes MKTKLTSLFFLLSISVFSQCLPPIVNYAPNLYGAGNQNWMISQDKNQFVFFANNEGLLEFNGSYWQLYPSPNETIIRSVKVIGDRIYTGSYMEFGFWKRKADGLLKYHSLSKFVQSKFLDDENFWNILSYDHWVVFQSSHRIYIYDVNKGDFKIISPNGYIFKSFKTANSIYYQPINQGLYEIEAGMIRLVSDNPILKNNLIVNVFAKEDKLLISTQSSGFYELSGNVLTKFPTEIDNEFSEGSVYSCETLSDGGFVVGTVSNGIFILSKEGKLKFHITQRKGLSNNTALSLFEDFDNNLWVGLDNGISCINLKSPIQSFVDNSGVLGTVYTSQLYNDKLYVGTNQGLFYKDFKSDEDFTFVKGTKGQVWSLFVYDGTLFCGHHSGTFVVNNGNAHLIFSKSGTWNFTRVPGHNELLLQGNYYGISVLEKKNNEWSFRNKLNGFEYSSRYLEITNNFEIYVSHEYKGVFRLETNGKLQNIKKYSIYKEPTKGKNAGLVKFNNSIYYAYKGGVFKLNDKTKQFEKDVLLSSVFDKDQYTSGKMIVDSSNRIWLFSKNYINYYSASKLSKQLKQNSIPIPVSLSNSMLGYENIKQLSPSNYFFGATDGFYTMNINDLIFKDYKVLLSSVVTNALNEPSHNNSIHEKGSFKNDENNINFYYTVPEYNKYINAEYQYMLEGFQDRWSEWNVKSSVNFKNLPAGDYVFKVRAKYANSNLDNTVVYTFTIQKPWYGTTLAIIVYFVLGLILIKLMHEQYVSYYHKKEIKLIEENNLLLEIKELENEHQMMRLKNEQLSQDVDAINKELAASAMNLNSKNELLAYIHEDLKNTNESDNKSVKSVISTINRNISGKDSWSVFQEAFDKTDKDFLKKMKEAHSSLTPNDLRLCAYLRLNLSSKEMAPLLNISVRSVEIKRYRLRKKMDLTHEQGLVEYILAV